A single region of the Armatimonadota bacterium genome encodes:
- the purC gene encoding phosphoribosylaminoimidazole-succinocarboxamide synthase, translating into MQTVTHTQIPGLPEPKRGKVRDIYDLGDQLLIVATDRISAFDVVLPNGIPDKGRVLTQLSLYWFERTQHIVPNHLISADMDAMAEAVAKAGGQVDAGVREMLDGRSMLVVKAKPYPIECVVRGYLAGSLWKEYVQAGGREKPVTLHGIPLPAGLRESDRLEEPLFTPATKAEAGHDENISLEQAVRIAGEVARDLARLSVEIYRFAREDAAQKGILIADTKFEFGEKDGRILLIDEVLTPDSSRFWAVDDYVPGRSQPSFDKQYVRDWLESTGWDKTPPAPNLPEEVVTKTAEKYREAYRRITGKTL; encoded by the coding sequence ATGCAAACAGTTACCCACACTCAAATCCCTGGTTTGCCAGAGCCAAAGCGGGGCAAAGTACGCGACATCTACGACCTGGGCGATCAGTTGCTCATTGTGGCTACCGACCGCATCTCCGCCTTTGATGTGGTGTTGCCCAACGGCATCCCCGACAAGGGGCGCGTGCTGACACAGCTCTCGCTGTACTGGTTTGAACGCACGCAGCATATCGTGCCCAATCATCTGATCAGTGCGGACATGGATGCGATGGCGGAGGCGGTGGCAAAGGCAGGCGGTCAGGTAGACGCAGGCGTCCGAGAGATGCTGGACGGGCGTTCTATGCTGGTGGTGAAGGCGAAGCCGTATCCCATCGAGTGCGTGGTGCGCGGGTATCTGGCGGGTTCACTGTGGAAGGAGTACGTACAGGCGGGCGGCAGGGAGAAACCCGTTACCCTGCACGGCATCCCCTTGCCCGCCGGGCTGCGCGAGAGCGACCGCCTGGAGGAACCCCTCTTCACTCCTGCCACCAAAGCGGAAGCGGGGCACGACGAGAATATCAGTCTGGAGCAGGCGGTGCGAATCGCCGGAGAGGTCGCCCGGGATCTCGCCCGCCTGAGCGTGGAGATATACCGTTTCGCCCGGGAAGACGCTGCGCAGAAGGGCATCCTCATCGCCGATACCAAGTTCGAATTCGGCGAAAAGGACGGGCGGATTTTGCTGATTGACGAGGTGCTCACCCCCGACTCCTCGCGTTTCTGGGCGGTGGATGATTACGTGCCCGGTCGCTCCCAGCCGAGCTTCGACAAACAGTACGTGCGCGACTGGCTGGAGAGCACCGGCTGGGATAAGACCCCTCCCGCGCCCAACCTGCCGGAGGAGGTGGTAACAAAGACCGCCGAGAAGTATCGCGAGGCGTATCGGCGCATCACAGGCAAAACGTTGTGA
- a CDS encoding periplasmic sugar-binding protein of ABC transporter, which translates to MRYHAVLLLAVALLLITGCSKQQTQTTAPTEDKKWRVGVTLLTKQHPFYQELEAAMRETAQKEGIELLVQSAEFNLADQTAQVENFLTSGVDALIICPVDSAGIAGAVKKANAAKVPVFTADIAAQGGEVVCHVASDNVQGGRLAGEYMAKLLNGKGKIVIIDHPVVTSVQDRTRGFLEAISKYPGIQVVDRPPGDGVRDKAMAVTETMLQKYPDLAGIFAINDSTALGALKAVESMGRTNVVIVGYDGDPEARREILRGSPLKADAVQFPRRIGSTVVEMVAKHLRGEQVPKLVPIPCDMIDKQKLEKEARETP; encoded by the coding sequence ATGCGTTACCATGCGGTGCTTCTACTCGCTGTTGCCCTTTTGTTGATAACAGGCTGCAGCAAGCAGCAAACGCAGACCACAGCTCCCACCGAGGACAAAAAGTGGCGTGTGGGCGTGACCCTGCTCACCAAGCAGCATCCTTTCTATCAGGAACTGGAAGCTGCCATGCGCGAGACGGCGCAGAAGGAAGGCATCGAACTGCTCGTCCAGAGCGCGGAGTTCAATCTTGCCGACCAGACCGCACAGGTAGAGAACTTCCTCACCAGCGGGGTGGATGCACTGATTATCTGCCCGGTGGACTCGGCGGGCATCGCGGGCGCGGTGAAGAAGGCGAATGCAGCGAAAGTGCCCGTTTTCACCGCCGACATCGCCGCGCAGGGGGGAGAGGTGGTCTGCCACGTCGCCTCTGATAACGTGCAGGGCGGCAGGCTCGCCGGTGAGTATATGGCGAAGCTGCTCAACGGCAAGGGCAAGATAGTGATTATAGACCATCCTGTAGTGACCAGCGTGCAAGATCGCACGCGGGGTTTTCTGGAAGCCATCAGCAAATATCCGGGTATTCAGGTGGTAGACCGTCCTCCCGGCGACGGCGTACGCGACAAAGCGATGGCGGTCACCGAGACCATGCTGCAAAAATATCCCGACCTCGCAGGCATCTTTGCCATCAATGACAGTACCGCATTGGGCGCGTTGAAGGCAGTGGAGAGTATGGGGCGCACGAACGTGGTGATCGTCGGCTATGACGGCGACCCCGAGGCGCGGCGCGAAATCCTGCGGGGCAGCCCGCTCAAGGCGGATGCGGTGCAGTTCCCGCGCCGAATTGGCAGTACGGTGGTAGAGATGGTCGCCAAACACCTGCGTGGTGAGCAGGTTCCCAAACTGGTACCCATCCCCTGCGATATGATCGATAAGCAGAAGCTGGAGAAGGAAGCCAGAGAGACACCCTGA
- a CDS encoding hypothetical protein (possible pseudo, frameshifted), with the protein MEFGNLTLLVGPQATGKSLFLQLFKLLVDISAVKAELRRFKLRWNGEITSFSNCISARGCQEFMTSEKHRSL; encoded by the coding sequence GTGGAGTTCGGTAATCTGACCCTGCTGGTCGGTCCGCAGGCAACAGGTAAAAGCCTTTTTCTACAGCTGTTCAAGCTGCTGGTGGACATCAGCGCGGTGAAGGCGGAGCTGCGGCGGTTCAAGCTGCGCTGGAACGGAGAGATTACCAGTTTCTCGAACTGTATTTCGGCGAGGGGATGTCAGGAGTTTATGACGAGCGAAAAACACAGATCGCTATAG
- a CDS encoding hypothetical protein (possible pseudo, frameshifted), with the protein MSGVYDERKTQIAIDGQQIEMPQNIRRQKKQEAEKMFYIPAQRVITIRDGLTRPFTDYRAGDPFVPQARRLSQSGLRYPTRILHLG; encoded by the coding sequence ATGTCAGGAGTTTATGACGAGCGAAAAACACAGATCGCTATAGACGGACAGCAGATTGAAATGCCACAGAATATCCGCCGCCAAAAGAAGCAAGAAGCGGAAAAGATGTTTTACATCCCTGCACAAAGGGTTATCACCATTCGTGACGGGCTCACCCGCCCTTTCACCGACTATCGCGCGGGCGACCCTTTCGTGCCGCAGGCACGTCGTCTCTCTCAGAGTGGGTTGCGTTACCCCACACGGATATTACATCTGGGTTAG
- a CDS encoding LacI family transcriptional regulator, giving the protein MPVSEPRYRRIQKHIELLIAQRRVCEGERIPSEREIARQFGVSQMTVNRAIQELVREGVLVRRVGSGTYVRARHPSVRTTDRATVVMVPPFAEHLEEDTYLRWPFHAFRDRAIRDGYTLVVEPALYEGYEQVVRRYPDAGFIFLIPDEKGYDTLHRLLVKGVPFVVLGASWKNAPFACVDSDNIGGARMAVGYLLRLGHERIAYVNGKESATNCRDRLQGYLQAMEERGIAVEEDWIVRPRSNRHLSEEARHHLTSLLLRRDGVTAFLCAGYYLTLEVLSLIRTLRLRVPEDVSIISFDDPSSAAHLQPPLTVVRQPLYAMGERAVDRLLNLMRSPANEPGGVEYLPVELVVRNSCERVPG; this is encoded by the coding sequence ATGCCTGTGTCCGAACCGCGCTACCGGCGCATCCAGAAGCATATCGAGCTGCTCATCGCCCAGCGCAGGGTGTGCGAAGGGGAACGCATCCCCAGTGAGCGTGAAATTGCCCGGCAGTTCGGCGTGAGCCAGATGACGGTCAACCGCGCCATTCAGGAACTGGTACGGGAAGGCGTGCTGGTGCGTCGGGTAGGTTCGGGCACATATGTGCGAGCCAGGCATCCTTCCGTGCGCACCACAGACCGCGCCACGGTTGTGATGGTGCCTCCCTTCGCGGAACATCTGGAAGAAGATACCTACCTGCGCTGGCCCTTCCATGCGTTCCGGGATAGAGCTATCCGGGACGGTTACACGCTGGTGGTAGAGCCTGCCCTGTACGAAGGCTACGAGCAGGTCGTACGCCGTTATCCCGATGCGGGCTTTATCTTCCTGATACCCGACGAGAAGGGTTACGACACTCTGCACCGCCTGTTGGTGAAGGGCGTACCGTTCGTGGTGCTGGGGGCATCGTGGAAGAATGCGCCTTTCGCCTGCGTGGATAGCGATAACATCGGCGGAGCACGGATGGCTGTCGGGTACCTGCTTCGGCTGGGTCATGAACGTATCGCCTACGTCAACGGCAAAGAATCCGCCACCAACTGCCGCGACCGGCTACAGGGCTACCTGCAGGCGATGGAAGAGCGGGGAATCGCGGTAGAGGAAGACTGGATCGTGCGCCCGCGTTCCAACCGACACCTGAGCGAAGAGGCAAGACACCATCTCACATCCCTGTTGCTGCGCCGGGATGGGGTGACCGCATTCCTCTGCGCGGGATACTATCTCACATTAGAGGTGCTGAGCCTGATACGCACCTTGCGCCTGCGCGTGCCTGAAGATGTGAGCATCATTAGTTTCGATGACCCCTCTTCGGCAGCGCACCTGCAGCCGCCGCTCACCGTGGTGCGCCAACCGCTTTACGCAATGGGCGAGCGGGCGGTGGACAGGTTGTTGAACCTGATGCGCTCGCCGGCGAACGAGCCGGGCGGCGTGGAGTACTTGCCGGTGGAACTGGTCGTACGCAACTCGTGCGAGCGCGTGCCGGGATAA
- a CDS encoding oxidoreductase: MTSFTLHKQVTGWGRYPRALCHLYRPERVGEVVGTLQHAEPNGFLPRGLGRAYGDAALNSEGGIILMERIDRFLAFDESTGVVRCEAGVSLADIISTFLPRGWFLPVTPGTKFCTVGACVACDVHGKNHHHDGSIGNFVRSLTLLLPSGERVRCSREQNPELFFATIGGMGLTGITLEVELQLRQVDTGWMVVDYVRTRDLDETLRTFHERDEHYLYSVAWLDCVAQGRGFGRGVLMFGKHAKVDDLPPTRRQNPFTIPHKRDKSVPIDLPEFVLNPLSLKAFNGAYYAIHPGREGVVVDYNTYFYPLDSILQWNRAYGRRGFVQWQCVLPYENGVQNLERILRIAQQSKQYPFLSVLKRMGESSGGFLSFPMPGYTIALDFPMRNGLLEVLDKLDQIVVEAGGRLYLAKDARMSAETFHATYPQLPRWQAVKAQVDPQGVLQSDLARRLRLMEVAK; this comes from the coding sequence ATGACCTCTTTCACACTCCACAAACAGGTAACCGGCTGGGGACGGTATCCACGCGCCCTGTGCCACCTCTATCGCCCGGAGCGGGTGGGAGAGGTGGTAGGCACGCTGCAACACGCCGAGCCGAACGGTTTCCTGCCACGCGGGTTGGGGCGGGCGTACGGCGATGCCGCGCTCAACAGCGAGGGCGGGATTATCCTGATGGAGCGCATCGACCGTTTCCTCGCCTTTGACGAAAGCACAGGTGTGGTGCGGTGTGAGGCGGGCGTGTCGCTGGCAGACATCATCTCCACCTTCCTGCCGCGCGGATGGTTCCTGCCGGTGACGCCGGGCACCAAGTTCTGCACAGTGGGGGCGTGCGTCGCGTGCGACGTGCACGGCAAAAACCACCACCACGATGGTTCCATCGGCAATTTCGTGCGCTCGTTGACACTGCTTCTGCCTTCGGGGGAGAGGGTGCGCTGTTCACGCGAGCAGAATCCCGAACTCTTCTTCGCCACCATCGGCGGGATGGGCTTGACAGGCATCACGCTAGAGGTGGAACTGCAGCTGCGCCAGGTGGATACTGGCTGGATGGTAGTGGACTACGTGCGCACGCGTGACCTGGATGAGACCCTGCGCACCTTCCACGAGCGCGACGAGCATTATCTGTACTCGGTGGCATGGCTGGACTGTGTCGCGCAGGGCAGAGGCTTCGGCAGGGGGGTGCTGATGTTCGGCAAGCATGCGAAGGTGGACGATTTGCCCCCCACCAGACGTCAGAACCCTTTCACCATCCCCCACAAGCGCGACAAGAGCGTGCCGATAGACCTGCCGGAGTTCGTGCTAAACCCCCTCTCCTTGAAGGCGTTCAATGGGGCTTACTACGCCATACATCCCGGTCGCGAGGGTGTGGTGGTAGATTACAACACCTACTTCTACCCGCTGGACAGCATTCTGCAGTGGAACCGGGCGTACGGCAGGCGAGGTTTTGTGCAGTGGCAGTGCGTGCTGCCGTACGAGAATGGCGTCCAGAACCTCGAGCGCATCCTTCGCATCGCGCAACAGAGCAAACAGTACCCATTTCTCTCCGTGCTGAAACGCATGGGCGAGAGCAGTGGAGGCTTCCTCTCCTTCCCGATGCCAGGCTATACCATCGCGCTGGACTTTCCGATGCGCAACGGGCTGTTGGAGGTGCTGGATAAACTGGACCAAATCGTGGTCGAGGCGGGAGGCAGGCTGTATCTGGCGAAAGACGCGCGGATGTCGGCGGAGACCTTCCACGCCACCTACCCGCAGCTGCCACGCTGGCAGGCGGTGAAGGCGCAGGTAGACCCTCAAGGGGTATTGCAGTCCGACCTGGCGCGTCGCCTGCGTCTGATGGAGGTAGCGAAATGA
- a CDS encoding short-chain dehydrogenase encodes MRRVLVVGATSPLARYMAHEFARLGDTLFLAGRDMDELQRVASDVQVRFGASVHTGRFDAAAVETHEAFWQEVLRVLGGLDGVVWVAGTMDGLEEAFREPQAVRRLIDVNFTGAASLLTLAACYFEEQSKGFIAGVSSVAGDRGRAQNYPYGAAKGGLSLFLQGLRNRLSKRGVQVTTLKPGFIDTRMTWGRDKLPFLASPQRVAKESVQAILQGKDVAYVPAIWWLVMLVIRSIPEKVFKRMNI; translated from the coding sequence ATGAGGCGGGTACTGGTTGTGGGAGCCACCTCTCCGCTGGCGCGCTACATGGCGCACGAGTTCGCCCGTCTTGGCGATACGCTTTTTCTGGCGGGACGGGATATGGACGAGCTGCAGCGGGTCGCCAGCGACGTGCAGGTGCGTTTCGGCGCGAGCGTGCACACAGGGCGGTTCGATGCCGCTGCTGTAGAGACTCACGAAGCCTTCTGGCAGGAGGTGCTTCGCGTGCTGGGCGGCCTGGACGGCGTGGTGTGGGTAGCGGGCACGATGGACGGGCTGGAAGAGGCTTTTCGCGAACCGCAGGCGGTGCGGCGGCTGATTGACGTCAACTTCACCGGCGCAGCCTCTCTGCTGACGCTGGCGGCGTGCTACTTCGAAGAGCAGAGCAAGGGTTTCATCGCCGGCGTCAGCTCGGTGGCGGGCGATCGTGGGCGAGCGCAAAACTATCCTTACGGCGCGGCGAAAGGTGGTCTTTCCCTCTTCCTGCAGGGCTTGCGCAACCGCCTGAGCAAACGAGGGGTACAGGTGACCACCCTCAAACCCGGCTTCATCGACACCCGCATGACGTGGGGACGAGACAAACTGCCTTTCCTCGCTTCTCCCCAGCGCGTGGCGAAGGAGAGCGTGCAGGCGATACTGCAAGGCAAAGATGTGGCTTATGTGCCCGCCATCTGGTGGCTGGTGATGCTGGTGATTCGTTCGATACCGGAAAAGGTTTTTAAGAGGATGAATATTTGA
- the rbsK gene encoding ribokinase, whose product MARVVVVGSANMDMVVRAPRIPRPGETIVGSQFVMVPGGKGANQAVAAARLGAHVTFVARVGNDLFGDHNLEGYQREGIDCRFIVRDEETPSGVALIAVDAEGQNAIVVAPGANMRLTPEDVERAEEAIARADVVLAQLEVPIPAVTRTAELAHQHGKRMILNPAPAPRQPLPPELLRHVDILTPNETEAQSICNAPDYASPEAMGQALRGLGVPVVIITLGGEGVLLQDADGVQRMPAYPVQAIDTTAAGDAFAGALAVALAEGKSVEMAVQFAQRVAALSVTRLGAQPSLPYRAEVDDFSRSS is encoded by the coding sequence ATGGCGCGAGTAGTGGTGGTAGGCAGTGCCAACATGGACATGGTGGTGCGAGCACCACGCATTCCCCGACCGGGCGAGACCATCGTGGGGTCGCAGTTTGTGATGGTGCCGGGCGGCAAGGGGGCGAATCAGGCGGTAGCGGCGGCGCGACTGGGGGCGCATGTGACCTTTGTGGCGCGGGTCGGCAACGACCTTTTTGGCGACCACAATCTGGAAGGCTATCAGCGAGAGGGGATAGACTGCCGATTCATCGTGCGTGATGAAGAAACCCCATCTGGCGTGGCACTGATAGCGGTGGATGCCGAAGGACAGAATGCGATTGTGGTAGCTCCGGGCGCGAACATGCGCCTGACTCCAGAGGACGTAGAGCGCGCCGAGGAGGCAATCGCCAGAGCAGATGTGGTGCTGGCGCAGCTGGAGGTGCCGATACCTGCGGTCACCCGCACCGCCGAACTGGCGCACCAGCACGGCAAGCGGATGATACTGAACCCTGCTCCTGCACCTCGCCAGCCTTTGCCTCCCGAACTGCTGCGGCATGTGGACATCCTGACGCCCAATGAAACAGAGGCGCAGAGCATCTGTAACGCTCCCGACTACGCCTCTCCCGAGGCGATGGGGCAGGCGTTGCGTGGGCTGGGTGTGCCGGTAGTCATCATCACGCTGGGCGGAGAGGGGGTACTGCTTCAGGACGCCGACGGCGTGCAACGGATGCCCGCGTATCCTGTTCAGGCGATAGATACCACAGCAGCAGGGGACGCCTTCGCAGGCGCGCTGGCAGTGGCGCTGGCGGAGGGCAAGAGCGTGGAGATGGCGGTGCAGTTCGCACAGCGCGTGGCTGCACTATCGGTCACCCGCCTGGGAGCACAACCTTCGTTGCCCTACCGTGCGGAGGTGGACGACTTTTCTCGTTCAAGCTGA
- a CDS encoding 8-oxoguanine DNA glycosylase produces the protein MWRSLGVSVEELRCDVALVCGQSFRWKPIAENEWRGVIGSYVVTLRQTAEDVLYYSIPDDNIAPLLRDYFQLHVPLAPLYRQWSQADARFASIAPAFPGLRVLRTEPVECLFSFLCSSANNIPRITRMIDSLCRRHGEKLAEVDGVGYYRFPTVHVLAEAREEDLFALGFGYRARVVVQAAKRLREQGEEWLYRLRYAPYEEAHHALTTLPGVGHKIADCVCLFALDKPQAIPVDTHVWQIARRDYLPELRGRSLTEKVYWQVGDFFRARFGAYAGWAHNVLFAAELPAFRSRNR, from the coding sequence ATGTGGCGTTCGCTGGGGGTATCGGTAGAAGAACTACGATGTGACGTAGCCCTCGTGTGTGGTCAGTCCTTTCGCTGGAAGCCGATTGCGGAGAACGAGTGGAGGGGCGTTATCGGCTCCTACGTGGTGACCTTGCGCCAGACGGCGGAGGACGTTCTCTACTATTCTATCCCAGACGACAATATCGCCCCTCTTCTCCGCGATTACTTCCAGCTGCATGTGCCGCTCGCGCCACTATACCGCCAGTGGAGTCAGGCAGATGCTCGCTTCGCCAGCATCGCTCCAGCCTTTCCGGGGCTGCGTGTATTGCGTACAGAACCCGTGGAGTGTCTTTTCAGCTTTCTGTGCTCCAGTGCGAACAACATCCCGCGCATCACGCGCATGATCGATTCCCTCTGCCGACGCCATGGGGAGAAACTGGCTGAGGTGGATGGCGTGGGGTACTATCGCTTTCCCACGGTGCACGTGCTGGCAGAAGCCCGCGAAGAAGACCTTTTTGCGCTCGGTTTTGGCTATCGGGCAAGGGTGGTTGTGCAGGCGGCGAAGCGTCTTCGCGAACAGGGGGAAGAGTGGCTGTACCGCTTGCGTTACGCGCCGTATGAAGAGGCACATCACGCGCTGACGACTCTGCCCGGTGTGGGGCACAAAATCGCCGACTGTGTGTGCCTGTTTGCGCTGGACAAGCCGCAGGCGATACCGGTGGACACCCATGTATGGCAAATCGCACGGCGCGACTACCTGCCTGAGCTGCGGGGGCGCAGCCTCACCGAAAAGGTATACTGGCAGGTGGGTGACTTTTTCCGGGCGCGTTTCGGCGCATACGCGGGCTGGGCGCACAACGTGCTGTTCGCCGCCGAACTGCCAGCGTTTCGATCCCGGAACCGGTAA
- the ffh gene encoding signal recognition particle protein: MFESLTEKLQKVFRRLSNQGKVTEQDVQEALREVRIALLEADVHFKVVKDFIARVRERAVGQEVLQSLTATQQVIKIVHEELVSLLGDGAEGIRFAPKPPTVILLCGLQGSGKTTTAAKLALWLRKQGRRPLLVAADVHRPAAVQQLKVLGQSLQVPVFVRENSKDAVRIAHEALQYAVEQGHDVVILDTAGRLHIDNEMMDEVRRVKEATQPNEILLVLDAMTGQDAVRVAEEFHRHLEVDGFILTKLDGDTRGGAAISIRAVVGKPIKFVGVGEKPDALDVFHPDRMAGRILGMGDVLTLIEKAQQTFDQKQVEELQRKLRQNQFDLNDFLMQMRQMQQMGPLDQLLKMIPGLGSQLQNVQIDPKELKRVEAIILSMTPEERANPHILNASRKRRIARGSGTTVHEVNELLSQFEEMRHMIRELNALQSGGGKGKRKVRLPFFG, encoded by the coding sequence TTGTTTGAAAGCCTGACGGAAAAACTGCAGAAGGTCTTTCGGAGGCTCAGTAATCAGGGCAAAGTCACTGAGCAAGACGTCCAAGAAGCCCTGCGCGAAGTGCGCATCGCCCTGCTGGAAGCGGACGTACATTTTAAGGTCGTCAAGGACTTTATCGCGCGGGTGCGCGAGCGTGCCGTGGGGCAGGAGGTGCTGCAAAGCCTCACCGCCACCCAGCAGGTCATCAAAATCGTGCATGAAGAGCTGGTCAGCCTGCTCGGTGACGGGGCAGAAGGTATCCGTTTCGCGCCCAAGCCTCCCACCGTCATCCTGTTGTGTGGTCTGCAGGGCTCCGGCAAGACCACCACCGCAGCGAAGCTGGCACTGTGGCTGCGCAAACAGGGGCGCCGCCCGTTGCTGGTGGCGGCGGACGTGCATCGCCCGGCAGCGGTGCAGCAGTTGAAGGTGCTGGGGCAAAGCCTGCAGGTACCGGTTTTTGTGAGAGAGAACAGCAAGGACGCGGTGCGCATTGCCCACGAGGCGCTGCAATACGCGGTCGAACAGGGGCATGACGTAGTCATCCTGGACACCGCGGGACGCTTGCATATTGACAATGAAATGATGGACGAAGTACGGCGCGTCAAAGAAGCCACCCAGCCCAACGAGATTCTGCTGGTTCTGGACGCCATGACCGGTCAGGATGCGGTGCGCGTGGCAGAAGAGTTTCACCGCCATCTGGAGGTAGACGGTTTCATCCTCACCAAGCTGGACGGCGATACGCGCGGTGGTGCGGCGATTTCCATTCGCGCCGTGGTGGGCAAACCCATCAAGTTCGTCGGGGTCGGTGAGAAGCCCGATGCGCTGGACGTGTTCCATCCCGACCGCATGGCGGGGCGCATTCTGGGCATGGGCGACGTGCTGACGCTCATCGAGAAGGCTCAGCAGACCTTTGACCAGAAGCAGGTCGAGGAACTGCAGCGCAAACTGCGCCAGAACCAGTTTGACCTGAACGATTTCCTGATGCAGATGCGCCAGATGCAGCAGATGGGACCGCTGGACCAGCTGCTGAAGATGATACCCGGGCTGGGTTCCCAGCTCCAAAACGTGCAGATAGACCCGAAAGAATTAAAGCGTGTGGAAGCCATCATCCTTTCGATGACACCGGAGGAGCGGGCGAACCCGCACATCCTCAACGCCAGCCGAAAGCGGCGTATTGCGCGGGGTAGCGGCACCACGGTGCACGAGGTGAACGAACTGCTGTCGCAGTTCGAAGAGATGCGCCACATGATCCGAGAGCTAAACGCCTTGCAGTCCGGAGGAGGCAAGGGCAAACGCAAAGTGCGCCTGCCTTTCTTCGGATAA
- the rpsP gene encoding 30S ribosomal protein S16, giving the protein MAVRIRLKRMGAKKRPFYRLVVAPSTAPRDGRFIETIGYYNPLTDPATVQVDVEKALYWLEHGAQPTDTAKDILRRAGVLEALQQRKAQPAGSTTAPAES; this is encoded by the coding sequence TTGGCGGTAAGGATCCGACTCAAGCGCATGGGCGCAAAAAAACGCCCGTTCTACCGTCTCGTGGTAGCACCCAGTACGGCACCGCGAGATGGACGGTTCATTGAAACCATCGGTTATTACAATCCGTTGACCGACCCCGCCACCGTTCAGGTGGACGTGGAGAAGGCACTGTACTGGCTGGAGCACGGAGCGCAACCCACCGACACGGCAAAGGATATCCTGCGTCGCGCCGGGGTGCTGGAAGCCTTGCAACAGCGCAAAGCTCAACCAGCAGGGAGCACCACCGCACCAGCCGAATCGTAA
- a CDS encoding UPF0109 protein has product MKELVEYLVKELVDEPDQVRINEVPGEVATTYEVHVAPSDVGKVIGKQGRIANALRTIAKAAAMKNKRKIYLEIIA; this is encoded by the coding sequence GTGAAAGAACTGGTAGAGTACCTGGTGAAGGAGCTCGTCGACGAGCCGGATCAGGTTCGCATCAACGAGGTTCCGGGTGAGGTGGCGACCACCTACGAGGTACACGTCGCCCCCAGCGACGTGGGCAAGGTCATCGGGAAGCAAGGACGTATTGCCAACGCCTTGCGCACCATCGCCAAAGCTGCCGCCATGAAGAACAAGCGCAAAATCTATCTGGAGATTATTGCGTAA
- the rimM gene encoding ribosome maturation factor RimM: MKKAERDSWRTVGYISKPHGLQGEVCVYSLTDFPERFARGASLSLSLPDMPRITLHVAESRPFKGGYLVRFLEITTVEAADRLRGGYLQVPLEDRMPLPEDTYYIDDLIGLDVFTDTGRYLGQIEEVILNPANDLYRVGEILIPAVSEFVREIDLVARRVTIHPIPGLLPDEE, from the coding sequence ATGAAAAAAGCAGAACGAGACAGCTGGCGTACCGTCGGATACATCTCTAAGCCGCACGGACTGCAGGGGGAGGTTTGTGTGTACTCCCTGACCGACTTCCCGGAGAGGTTTGCCAGAGGGGCAAGCCTTTCGCTCTCTTTACCGGATATGCCACGCATCACCCTGCATGTGGCGGAATCGCGTCCCTTCAAAGGCGGTTATCTGGTGCGCTTTTTGGAAATCACCACCGTGGAAGCTGCCGACCGCCTGCGCGGTGGCTACCTGCAGGTTCCCCTCGAAGACCGGATGCCCCTGCCCGAAGACACCTACTATATCGATGACCTGATCGGGCTGGACGTGTTCACCGACACAGGGAGGTATCTCGGGCAGATCGAAGAGGTCATTCTGAATCCCGCCAACGACCTCTACCGCGTGGGAGAGATACTGATTCCTGCCGTCTCCGAGTTTGTGCGCGAAATCGACCTTGTGGCGCGCCGGGTGACCATCCACCCCATCCCCGGCTTGCTGCCCGATGAAGAGTAG